The DNA segment tgtgtattccttttttttatttataaaaaaagaacattaattgtgtgtattttggggtatttccatgtttatttataaaaaaaacaatattattaaaaataatacaaatattattaattataaaaattaaaaataatacaaatattaggtcccgtattgacctcgtataagcctataagtgtaatatcgtatcgtataggtgtggtttaggtcccgtattgacctcgtataagcctataagtgagatatcgtatcgtataggtgtagtataggtcacgtattgacgtcgtataagcctataagtgtgatatcgtatcgtataacgtagtataggtcacgtattgacctcgtataagcctataagtgtgatatcgtatcgtatagcgtagtatatGTCTCGTATATGCCTATatgtgtgatatcgtatcgtatagatGTAGTATAGGTCACATATTGACCCCGTATAAGCCTATACGCAGTGTATATAAATGgtgaatttaaaaaaaacatttttaagtatcgtatcgtatagtataagtctcgtataaacCTCGTATAAGTCTCATATATGTCTTGTATttgcctataggcctatacgagacctatactatAGTGTCGTATCATATTGTATCATATCATATAGTGTATATTATCGTATACGggacatatatacacctataAACCTATActggtgttatatcgtatcgtatattatcgtatcgtgttgcatcgtatcgtatcgtgttgcatcgtatcgtatcgtatagtgtatagtataagtcttgtataggttccatgtaggtcttgtatacgcctataggcctacacgggaactaaaccacacctataggcctatacgggacatatatacacctatagacctatacgggtTTTATATTATATCGTATAGTAGTGTATCGtcttgcatcgtatcgtatagtgtatagtataagtctcgtataggttccatgtaggtcttgtatacgcctataggcctacacgggaactaaaccacacctataggcctatacaggacatatatacacctatagacctatacgggtgtttatcgtatagtatagtagcATATCGTGttgcatcatatcgtatcgtatagtgtatagtataagtctcgtataggttccatgTAGGTCTTGTATACGCCTATTGGCCTACACGggacatatatacacctatagacctatacgggtgttatatcatatcgtatagtagcgtatcgtgttgcatcatatcgtatagtatatagtataagtctcgtataggttccatgTAGGTCTTCTATACGCCTATAGGCCTACACGGGaactaaaccacacctataggcctatacgggacatatatacacctatagacctatacggatgtatatacacctatagacctatacgggtgttatatcgtttCGTATattatcgtatcgtatagtggaTAGTATAACTCTCGTATAGGTctacacgggacctaaaccacacctataggcctatacgggacatatatacacctatagacctatacgggacatatttgtattatttaccaataatattgtttttttctaaataattttcttttttaatttttatagttCATCatagttgtattatttttaatttttataattcataattgtattatttaccaataatattgtttttttataaataattttctttctttttataaataattCACTACAAGAAAATAAAGCTAATGCAACCCTAAGAAAGTGTTGCATTAGGCCTTGAAAAGGTTGCCTTAGGCCTAATGTAACCTTTTATCAAGGGTTGCATTAGGTGAAGTTGCATTAGACCTAATGCAACCTTTTTATTAGATAATGCAACTTTTTTTTAAAGAGTTGCATTTACTATTCAAATGCAACCTTTTTGTGATGCAACCTTTTTACATGCTAATGcaactttttttaattttaaatgctACTTTTCTAATACTCAAGTGCAAACTTTATTACCTCATATGCAACATTTGCTACACTAAAATGCAACCTTTGTTAAACTCAAATGCAACCTTTTTAAAGTCAAGTGCAACTCTATAGCATTATTATTTGAAATACTAAAATTTCTATTAGTATGCACTAgtattttaaaaacaccaacaTAATAATAGCATAATTATATAAGATTATCTTATATCGTAATATAACATGTGTCCAAAATCAAAAGAACAATGTAATCATAATAAAGTTGTGAAGTACAATGATAAAAAGTAACGAAAACCTCCTAATCATCTCTAAGATCCTATAATACTCCATTAGGTAGCTTTTTCATAATACTTCGCATCGTAACTTCAAAGTTAGCTTGTTGTTTGTCATAATCTTTCTACATAGCTTCTAgcttaggtttttttttttcatgtgatGGCCCTTTCAACTTCTTTTCGCATTGTTGCATTctttcaacttcaagactcgCGTTGAATGATTCCATAAACCCACCCGAAATTATGTATGATTCCACGCCACCATCCATTTTTTCATCATTATTTTAGGAACACATCCGCCATAAATCAAAGGTAGCGGTCTGTAAAATCATCAACCAAAGCACTTCCATCTCCTGGAGGTTTGAAGTTCTTCAATTGTTCCAATAAAAGAAAATAAGAAAagattttataaaaacatgattcaATAAACCATCAATACAAGTTGCTTGTTGAAAACAACGTAAAACAATAACAAGCAactgactttttaaaagtcaacccATACAGGATACGTCATACAAAATTCTCAAAACGAAAAACTAAAAAGAACTTACAAATCACCGTGTCATCGTATGCTCACCCCTTGTTCCTTGTAGGAGCACCTTCAAACATTTTGGTTTAACTATGTAATTCCTTGTTTGAGTCATCATTTCTCTGCATTAATGGTAACATATATCAATAGAAGAATCAGCATCTTGAACAGTAAAAAACACAAACCACGAGCAAAATAAAGGCGTATTACCATCTCTTCACTTCTTCGCGAATTCTAGCAAATTTTTTTGGGTCGGCTGTGTGCATGCTTTTTTGAGACATGCACATTTCCTTAAGACGTGAACAACGATTCTGGATACACATTAATATAAACGACTTAGCTAATAGAAAACTCTAAATAGAAAATATTAGTCATAAATAAATTGTCTAGAATGAATTTGCAATCCTTTTTAATCCCAGATCTGTTATTCAAGTGGTATCCTTTTTGTTCTGTTGAAGTATAAATAGTATACTTTCCCATACTTATTGACTTCACTTTGTACACTTTGATTTTGCTTGCATTTGTTTGCCATTAGAACTGCAAAAAAAGATGTTGGTGCTGATGTGAAGAACAAATAAAAAATGTATGTAATGATCACTAAGCAAAGATAAAAAATCCGAGTTCCTCATCCGAGCACGGCCTCGAGATTGGATGAAGCTACAAACTGTTGTCGAAAGGTCGAATCTAATAACAAGATTGCAACTCTgaacatccaaaccttcttcaagaatggatgttgcaacaatgatattGACCTACAAAAAAGTCAACATTTGACTATCTGTCAATTTATGCTGCATGTGCATGCCACATTGCATCTGATTTGACCTTTAATAATTTTTTACACAAAAACATTTCTTTCTAATTTTTACTTAGTTTTCTAAATTTACTTTTTTATTAATTTTGTTCCTGTAAGTATATATGCTTCTGACGCTTTATATAGGCTAAAATGAGGTTGGCTGCTACAATTTATAACAAATTGTCAGTTGGTTTCTATTTCACGCCAGACCAAAAAGGGTTCCAAAACTACAGGTGCGAAACGGCTCGTATTCGCGGGTTGACGTGTTCAATTGGGGCTAATACGCaagcatggttttaaaaaacgtttgaggcgtgcgcctaaaggcgcgcctcgaggcgaaacggccaaaaaacgagtctgaggtgcgcctcatggtgtttttaatgtgtatgcgcctcagaggggctgaggcgctaaaAAAGTTGCGCCTCAGGGCATTTTGATAgctgtttttgatgtttttgaatttcaagcatttcatgtcttttttaagtgtattttttattattttgatgaatctgatgatgaaattagttagtattattatttttataatatatgtaatttttatatttatttattaatactgCCTCGGCCTTACGCCTCGTTTCGCCTGGAGGCttgcctcgtgaggcgaagggaaaacgcctcgaaactcgtttccgttcttttaaaTCTTGTTCGCAAGGGAAAATGTCGGAGGATTTGCTTGGATCTTATGGGTTTGCTGTTACTTATACTAAGCAAACCCACATAGATGTTGAAAATCAAAATGACTTAAATTGTCATGTAAAGTCAACCAGTACAGAAAAAGGATACAAAGAAAAATGTGTTCCTTTAGTTGTGCTTCCATTAACTGTTTTCACTTTGCTCTTCTCCctatactaaaataaaaaaattcacaAAACTAAAGAAAACACTATCCAGTATCCACTTGGTGGATAAAAACCaatgttataataataataatcgtaTAGCGAATTCAGCACTAGAAGTATAAAGAAATGTATAAGGGGATATATGGATTTAGGGCATTTGAATAGAACATGATAcaagttgattgatgtaaaacttatctccaaacggtgctccaaacggctTAAATTTTAtcaattggaagtttaaacacccgaattaaaCACCGTTTCCGTCATTTGGAACACCGTTTccaggtaagttttacatcaatcaactcgtatcctcgaaatttggaaaaaaacttaactccgctAAATTAGTTTATAATGGAGATGCAGTGAGAAAAAAATACTTAAAGGGTGGGAATGCTAGTGGTAATATTCAAAGGTGATAGTGCCAATGGCCAACCAcctctaggtgagattattattAAAGTCCAATTTCCTCTTCTTTTAATTGGTGCTCGTTTGTTTTTGTTTACGCTTATTCGCTTATATTCATGCGTGTTCATTCGTTTATGCTTGTGAACCGTCTGTTATGTGTATTCTTTATGTTATATAGTCTATCAAGAAAATAAATCTCATAATCGAAACATAAAGTAACAAAAAAATCTCATTAGACATATGTTTTCTCTCTCGGATGGTTACATATAAAATGAAGAGTGAACATAATTAAAATTGTAATCTAGAGTTCAACATTTTTAGTTTCGGGAGATTTAAGAGGGAAATTACAATGCCCATACATGTTGCAAACCCCTTGGATCTCCGTACCGCGTAGCATACGAATGTATCCCTTCTCTCCCCATCCTTCGCCCCACGAGTTCTTAACAATCCAGTACTTGGTTCCGTCAGGATCCTGATCATATCCAACTATCAACATCGCGTGCATCAGCTCCATTCCACATGGTCCACTATAAATTCCCTAAACACCATGAACTATTAAACAACATATCGATAACAAATGAACGATGCGTGATTGAAATGTTACCTCTTTGTAGAACATGAAACCGTCACCGCCAGGATCCATTTGAAAAGTTACAGGCTGATGTGCCACTGCTTTCAATAGCGCTTCTTCATCGTGTTCTGGCAAATACTCGGTTCCATCAACAGTTACCGAGTGATGACCATACTGGTTTGAAAACACAGATTGTTAGAATCAAATACACATAACTTTTAACATGCGAATGATACAAAAAACTAAAGTATGTTCAACTAAAAGAATTATTATTAGGGTACAGTTTTAAAGTAGCGTTAATATTACTCTAGTTGATCTGTTGTAGAGTAATAAGTATCACACTTCAACAAAATGGACTATAGCATTTATTATTATGCATTTACGCTACTTCAAAAAGGTAGTGTAATAATACTTATAGTGGTTCGAACATAATTGCTATTTGTACAATTCGTATGTTAAAAGCTGTTTGTACTTGATATAACAAGCATTGTAATCtagttatctatactatattcatTAGTTTTGTTTGTACCTTAGATGTATCGCATATTTCCCTTTTACCTACATAAGGGTAGAACTCATCTGTAGCTATACCTCCATGCTCTTTAACGAAAGTAAATACGCCACAGACCTGCCCTCCGTCGCAATGGAAGGTTCTGTCGCTCGAATCACAATCAAGAAGTTGTTGTTCTGATAATGATAAGAGTTGACCTGTTCTGATGGCGTTTATTCCTTCAATTGCACCCACCGCAGCAAATGCGAAACAACTTCCTGTAAACTCGACACCAAAATTGTTTGTAACTATGTGTGCTAAGTATGGTTACAAAAATATAACATCATTGTTTTGAATATAGATAATTGTTTGTGTTATATATGGTTAAAAAAGATATATATAACATTACCAATTTGAGTATAGATAATTGTTTATGGTTACAAAATATATAACATTATTGAATATATAGATAATTGTTTGTGTTAAATACGGttacaaaaatatttgtttttgaaCTGCAATTTTTTTAATCTCTGTTGTCTGTGGGACTTGAATCCAAGACTTTCCCTTTCTAAACACATGTGTTTAAAGGCTTTGTCTTTGTCAATGGACCATCACCCCATTGGTTGATTAGAAGAATATAACGTTAGTGTTTTGAATATATAGATAATTGTTTGTGTTAAATATGGTTACAGGAGCGTATCACTACAAGGGTAATCTAAAGTTACTATTTTATGTATTAATTTCAATATAAATATGTAATTAACCAACCTTACTTATAGAGACAAAGGGTGGTGTTAAATTTACCCTCTTCTCTCACAAACTTGGGAGAGGGCCCACCCCAAAAGACTAACTTGTATGTAAATGAGACAAAACGTGTTACCGCACTGTCCTTGATTTTTCATAGGGGTGACAGCGTTATGTTCCCTCCAATCCATCCTCGGTGGAATAGCGTTTATATCGATATCATTATAACTGGAACTCAAGTTGGTCTTACGAATCCCGTGAAGAGCAATGAAGTGGCCACCCTTCGAGTCGGCATGGGTTTTCCTAAACTCATGGTGAGTCATGGTAGCAAACTCGTTTATTTGCAACTTGTATCCCAGGTTCATCTTGTTTTTCTTGTGAATATTTCGTACGTTGTGCTTGAATACATTGAACCGTTGGGGGCTTCTATCGGTCACTTTGTGGTGTTCTCGCCACCTGTCGTACAACCCTTGGAATCCCTCCTCCGATTCGAGTTCTTGCTCATGGTAATTGAAGCTTTCCACAACTCCTAGTATCAAGACCAAAGaaagtgaaaaaaaaataaaattgttGATCTTCATTTGGAGGAAAATGGTGTAAGAAATGAGATTGTTATGATCCAAGTAGTACGTATTTAAAAGTGCTTATTCTTGCTTGTTTTTAGGATTTATATGTGGAGGTTTTTTTATGGTGTCAATGGAATGTATGGATGGATGGTTAAGCTGATTTGAATGTAAAACTAACTAAATTTAAATAAAGGATACCTAGATACCTTTTGAAAAAGCAAATATTAAAAACTAAtgcatttatatataaaaataaatagtaAAAGTTGTGTATGCCACCAACTTTGCATAATGTATGTATACATAATTTGTTTACATATGCATTAATAAAAAAAGCAAGTAAAGTTACACCTATATAGGTTTAATACATTATGATTTTATAATTCCAATTATGTTAGTTATATAAAAGTTGTAACATTATCTTAACAACCTGAAAACAAAGTTAaatgattaattatatattattattattattcattgTCGTCTTAACTATATAttcattattaaaaataatacaaatattattaattataaaaattaaaaataagagttaattacacaaatgggtcctgtggtttatgcATAATTTCGTCTTTgagtactaactttattttttaacagatttaggttctatggtttcaattttgtaacacatttgggtactaacaccaaaattagttaattaatgactaaaatacccttggatttttttaagtttatcaatgtaacacatttgggtactaacacctaattttatttaagtttaaatcaattttacaaaatctatttatttttttattttcatctttttattatatctcttaattaacataaagtctatttattttttttattttcatatttttattgaATTTCttgtttaacataaaatctatttgttacaccagtatttttttaaatagattttttaaataaaatctactagctatatagttttatgtaaattaaatttcttactagttttaaataatgtaaaccttactcgttttcaattttggatatatatgattgataataataataataataataataataataatagtaataataatagtaataataataataataataatagtaataaatatctttcatgtcaAAAAAATTGagccatttttaacttgttttttttgttcatttacattttactattttagaaagatatttaatttacataaaatctactagttgcaccagtaaaatctactagctatatagttttatgtaaattaaatatcttttttacaaaaaaacgagttaaaaaaaggcttaaatttttttagttttatctaaaatatctagctatatagttttatctaaaatacctagctatatagttttatataaattaaatatctttctaaaatagtaaaatgtaaatgaaaaaaaaaacgagttaaaaaaaggcttaaatttttttacatgaaaaatatttattatcaatcatttcaatccaaaattgaaaacgagtaaggtttacattatttaaaacgagtaagaaatttaatttagataaaactatatagctagtagatttaatttaaaatgtctatttaaaaaaatactagtgtaacaaatagattttatgttaaacaagaaatttaataaaaatatgaaaataaaaaaaataaatagagtttatgttaattaagagatataaaaaaaagatgaaaataaaaaaataaatagattttttaaaattgatttaaacttaaataaaattaggtgttagtacccaaatgtgttacattgataaacttaaaaaaatgcaagggtattttagtcatta comes from the Helianthus annuus cultivar XRQ/B chromosome 4, HanXRQr2.0-SUNRISE, whole genome shotgun sequence genome and includes:
- the LOC110935659 gene encoding cysteine protease Amb a 11.0101 gives rise to the protein MKINNFIFFSLSLVLILGVVESFNYHEQELESEEGFQGLYDRWREHHKVTDRSPQRFNVFKHNVRNIHKKNKMNLGYKLQINEFATMTHHEFRKTHADSKGGHFIALHGIRKTNLSSSYNDIDINAIPPRMDWREHNAVTPMKNQGQCGSCFAFAAVGAIEGINAIRTGQLLSLSEQQLLDCDSSDRTFHCDGGQVCGVFTFVKEHGGIATDEFYPYVGKREICDTSKYGHHSVTVDGTEYLPEHDEEALLKAVAHQPVTFQMDPGGDGFMFYKEGIYSGPCGMELMHAMLIVGYDQDPDGTKYWIVKNSWGEGWGEKGYIRMLRGTEIQGVCNMYGHCNFPLKSPETKNVEL